TGGACGATCAGTTCCGTGGAGAGAACTCGGCAAGCGGGAACTGGAGCATTCAGTCGGATACCTTAGATAAGCTGGAAGCGATTGTGAATGAGCCTTCAGATACCGGTGTCCGTATCGTGCTGGATAACTTCTGGAAATCCTGGTCGGACCTCAGTAAGAACCCGGAAGATCCCACAGCCCGCAAGATCGTCGTGCAGACAGCCCAGGCCCTCACGGATGCCATGAACTATATGAGTACACAGCTCAGCAATCTGGACCGCGATCTAAGCACCAATATTGATGTCAAAGGCAAAGAGATCCAGAGCTACCTAAGCTCTATCGCTGACCTCAATCAATCCATCTCCAAGATAGAAGGCATGGGCGACAAAGCCAATGATCTGCGCGACCAGCGCGATCTGTTGACGGACAAGCTGTCCAAGATTGCCAATATCACCATTCTGGATACAGATGCCGGATATAACATCTCACTGGGTACACAGCCCTTGGTTCAAGGAGCAACCGTAACTGCGGCCGTAGACAGTACGTTTCTTAATACCGCCTTCGCCTCCGGGGATTTGAAGGCCGGTGAAGCTTATGGGATGCTTTTCTCCAAAAACACCTATGTAGCAGATTACAGGAAGCAGCTCGACGCGATGGCCAATACCATTGCCAATGGTGAAGTGCAGGTGACCATACCGGCAGGCTCTAACCTGCCAGCAGGAACCACTGTGCTCAAGGATTCAGAGATTATTAATGCGGATGGCACCAAAACAACACTAACAGCAGGAAGCGCGGTACCTAACCCGTTGCCGGGTGATCTAAGAACAACAGTCAAAGGTCTGAATGGACTCCATCAGCTGGGGTACGCATTAAATGGGACTTCGGGCCGGCCGTTCTTCACCTCAGCGGTAGCCGGAGAAGCGATCACTGCTGCAAATCTCAAGCTGAATCCGGAAATCGCTGCTGATCCCACGCTGTTTGCTACTTCCTTGCGTACTACTACAGACACCTCAGGCAATATATCCGTAGTAAAAGGAAATAACACCCTGGCGCTGCTGTTCAGCAACATGAAGGATAACAATACGTTTGCTACAGCGGACGGCACCAAGACCGGTACGGTTGGATCATATCTCAGCTCCATGGTTGGACAATTGGGTATCCAGTCTCAAGAAGCCACACGCCAGGCGAGTAACGCCGATTATCTGGTGGAGCAAGTCAATTCCCGACGCCAATCCGTAAGCGGTGTGTCGCTGGATGAGGAAATGTCCAATATGCTGGTGTTCCAGCACGCTTACAGTGCTGCTGCACGTTTCATGACCACCTATGATGAACTGCTTGATAAATTGATTAATTCTACCGGCACAGTCGGAAGATAAGGAGGCCATACCATGATCAGAGTCACCTCCAATATGATGAGCTCACAGCTGCTGCTTAACTTGAACCGCAATGCGCGTACCATGAACGAGACCCAGCTCCAGCTGGCCAGCGGCCGCAAAATCAACAAGCCCTCCGACGACCCGGTAGGCATCACCTATTCGCTGCGCTACCGCGCCGAGCTGTCTTCCAACGAGCAGTACACGAAGAACGTGGACAGCGCACTGTCCTGGCTGGATTATAACGATACGGTTTTGGGCCAGGCTGGGGATGTAATTCAACGGTTGCGTGATCTGACTGTACAAGCCTCTACCGGCAGTAATCCGCAATCTGCTCTGGACAGTATTAATGAAGAAGTGATGCAGCTCAAAGAACAGCTGGTAGATATAGCGAACAGTAAGCTGAACGGAAAATACATTTTCAATGGTGAGCAGTATACTACCAAGCCTTATGATTTTGCCAAGGGAGCCGATGGCACCTATGACACCTCACAGGAGGTTACAACGGACGCCGGACAAATTCAGTACATTGTCGGCGAAGGGGTTCAAATGCCGATCAATTTAACCGGAAATTCGGTATTTGGTAACACTGGTGAATCAGATAATATTTTCTCATTAATTAATAATCTTTCATCTGCTTTGAAGGCCGGGAACATCACAGGTATTTCCAGCCAGCTTGATAAAATTGATACCCGCACCGAGACGATTCTATCCGCACGTTCTGAGGTCGGAGCCAAGACTAACCGCGTGGAGCTGATGCAGGACCGCTTAAGCGATCTGAACATTAACTTAACGGATCTTCAGGCTAAGACAGAGGATGCTGATTATGAAGGACTGATCATGCAGTCCAAGATCCAAGAGAATATTTATAATGCCTCGCTGTCTGTAGGAGCAAAGATTATCTCTACAACGCTTGTAGACTTTATCCGATAACGGAGGTGGTTTTTGTTGATGCAGTCTATTTTGCAAATTCGACAGACACCTGCGCGGATCGGTATTGATGCGGATCTTGGGTCATTCTCTATCACTCAACCGAAGGCAGACGTCAGCATCACGACAACACCCGGTGAGCTAAGCGTTCAATCCACGCCTCCAGAGCTTATTATTGACCAGACCAGGGCACGCGCCGCTTATAATGGTGGCAGTGTGCTGGATATGAACCGTAGAATCTACTCGGGAATTCAGCAGTTGTATCTTCAGGCCATTGCCCGTAGAGTGGAGCAAGGCACGCGCATGGCTGAGTTTTTCAAGCCCGGTAACAGCATTGCTGAGATTTACGGAACAGATACCGAGCCGAATTCCTTTCCCGAGCCTTGTGGCCCGGCGTCATATGATAATGTGGACTTACGTTACGAAGCAAGAGCGCCGGAGATTAATTTCAGACCCGCGACAGTGGATATTCAGGTGGAAAGACACCGCCCGGAGACGGAATATACACGCGGCAAGCTTGATATTTATATGCAGCAATATGCTTCCGTGCAGTTTATTCCGCCGGAATTGAATGTGCAAATGTAATGTAATAAGCTATGGATGTGCTCTGGGCACTTCTATAGCTTTTCTGTTATCTAACAACAGTCAGATTGATAAGGAGTGAATAACTTGATTATAGAAACGCTATCTATGGGTACACTTGAAGTTAGGGAGGATCAGGTGTTCCACTTCGCCAAAGGAATTCCAGGGTTTGATGAAGAAGCAGACTTTGCGCTTGTGGCTCTGGAAGAGTCTCCGTTTTGGGTCTTACAATCCGTTAAGGAGCGAGGTCATTCGTTTTTGCTTGCTGATCCTTTTACATTCTATCCTTCTTATGAATTTGAACTTCCGGATGATGAAGCAGAAGAACTGGGTATTGAGTCGGATGTGCTTGTCCGCTGTATTGTTACGCTGAAGGAACAAGTAGAAGCCTCAACCATTAATTTGTTAGCACCCATTATTTTCAATCCCAATGGATTGACCGGAAAGCAGATTGTAATACACCGCACCTCATATCATACGAAGCACAGTCTGCTGCAAGAGCAGTTAGTGGCTGATGGAAAGGATGGGGGTTAACATGCTCGTACTGTCCCGCAAAAAAGGGGAGACCATCGTCATCCAGGATCAGATTGAACTGACGATTCTGAGCGTAGACGGCGACACCGTAAAAGTAGGGATCTCCGCACCGAAACATGTGGATATCTTCCGCAAAGAAGTCTACCTATCGATACAGGAATCGAACCGTGAGTCCGTAGCGCCACAAACTTCAGACTTGAACGCCTTGATACACCGTCTTCGAGGATCGAATTCTTAAGTGTAGTTTTTAAGAGTATAAAAGATGATTTATGAACCTGAGTCTGCTTAAGTGGCTCGGGTTTTTTTGTGATCATAGTAAAGAATTAAAAAAATAATAAAAAAAGAAAAAAAGATCTAAACAGTTAGGGGCAAGCCGTCGATATATGTATTAGGCATTGAGCCGGCAGGGCGGCCGACCTTAATGGTTCAGTGCTTACCACAAGGATGTGGAACTAACTCAATTTCAGGGAGGAAATATCAAATGATTATTAACCACAACGTACCGGCGTTGAATACTCACCGCCAATTGTCCATTAACACTGCCAACACGAACAAAAATATTGAGAAGCTGTCTTCCGGTCTTCGCATCAACCGTGCCGGTGACGATGCTGCCGGTCTGGCAATCTCCGAAAAAATGCGCGGTCAAATCCGCGGTTTGGATCAGGCTTCCCGTAATGCTCAAGACGGTATCTCCTTGATTCAGACAGCTGAAGGTGCTCTGAACGAAACTCACTCCATCCTGCAACGTCAACGCGAAATCGCCAACCAATCCGCGAACGGAACCAACACTGATTCCGACCGTCAAGCGCTGCAAGATGAAATGAACGCTCTGACTTCCGAAATCAACCGTATCGGTAATACAACTGAGTTCAATACTCAGAAATTGCTGCAGGGTGATGGAAAATCGAACCTTACAGGTACAGGTGGAATTACTGCTGGAACATTACTCAATGGCTCCGAAAGAACTACAGTTGAAGCAACTTCTACAACAGCAATCACAACAGGTGCTACAACAGCTGGTGATTCAATTACTTTTAAAGTTCAAGGTGTTGATTTGACTATTACTGCAGCTGCCAATGATACAACAAAAGCAGATTTCGCGGTATCTTCTGTAACTGGAACATCTGCAGCAGTTAACCTCTCTGCTACTGGCGCTAATAATACTGCAGCAAACGAGAGTGGTGCAATTCGTGATGCATTGCAAAAAATGATTGATGCAAATGATACCCTTAAAGGTCAGTATACTGTTTCAGGAACTGGTACAAACGTTACTCTTACAGCTGTTAAAGGTGGAACGTTTGAAGGGGCAGCTGGAAACTTAGGTATTACCACAGAAACTGGTGCTTTTGTTATCACACCACCTGCAGCAGTATTAGGTACAACTAATGCAGCAGTAGCAGCGACAAAATCTATTGATTTTGATACTATCCTAACTGGAACTGCTGCTAATATGAATACTCAATTACAAAAGCTTGTTGGTACTGGATTTACAGTAAATGACAAACAGATCGAGTTTTATGATTCGAGTAAAGGTGCGTATACTGGAAATGCGATAGGAGTTGCTATCGATACCGCTCTAGCAGAAGCAACAAATACAAACAAAGCGGATGCATTGGTTAAGGCCATTGCTGATACTGTGGGTCAAAAAATTGAAGGTGTTACAATTACTGCGAATGCTAACAACCTTGTGATAACTGCATCTACAGCAGGTGATGCTGGTGAAAAGATTGCTTTCTCGGATGGCGGCGTTCAAAAGGCATTCGAAACTTCCTTCCAAATCGGTGCTAACACTGGTCAATCCATGAGCCTGTCGATCAACGACATGCGTTCCAAAGCTCTGGGTATCACTGGTAAAGCCGGCGATGCTGGCTTCACAGCTGCTAACACAGTAACTGACGGAACTAACGATGTGAAGGGCGAAGCTGCTCTGAACATTGCTACTAAAGAAGGCGCAGCTGCTGCTATCGCAATTCTGGATAAAGCTACTGCAACTGTATCCAGCGAACGCTCTAAATTGGGTGCGACTCAGAACCGTCTGGAACACACCATCAACAACTTGGGAACAGCTTCCGAGAACCTGACTGCAGCTGAATCCCGTATCCGTGACGTTGATATGGCGAAAGAAATGATGCAACAAACGAAGAACAATATCCTTGCACAGGCTGCACAAGCTATGTTGGCTCAGGCTAACCAGCAGCCACAAGGCGTTCTGCAATTGCTTCGTTAATTTGTACTTGCTTCACCTTAGGCTCCGGGGAATCCCCCGGGGCTTTTTTTATTTTTGCTTGACTACAACAAAATCCTAAATTATCCCTCAAACTAACCGATATATAAAGTATAAAATGAGTGTTGGTGGAGGTCGGGGTTAATGAATGTACAGTTTTCGCTAACTGCTAGTACGACAGCAAGTGGACAGGGTAAGCCAGAGGCAGTACCATCCAGTAGTATTTCAGCAGCGCCTGTAGATCAAGCATCGGGCATCCGGGATGTTAAGGATATGAGCCTGAAGGAGAAACAGGGAGCGAGTGTGTCAGTAGGTGAGGAACAGTTAATCCGCACCATAGAACGGGCAGTGAAATCATTGCAGGGCCCCCAGACCACGCTGGAGATCAGCATCCACGAGAAGACACATGATATTATGGTGAAGGTTCTTAACAAAGATACCGGTGAGTTAATACGTGAAGTTCCCCGGGAGAAGACTTTGGATCTAGTGGCGAATATGAT
The window above is part of the Paenibacillus sp. FSL H8-0048 genome. Proteins encoded here:
- the csrA gene encoding carbon storage regulator CsrA, whose amino-acid sequence is MLVLSRKKGETIVIQDQIELTILSVDGDTVKVGISAPKHVDIFRKEVYLSIQESNRESVAPQTSDLNALIHRLRGSNS
- a CDS encoding flagellar assembly protein FliW — encoded protein: MNNLIIETLSMGTLEVREDQVFHFAKGIPGFDEEADFALVALEESPFWVLQSVKERGHSFLLADPFTFYPSYEFELPDDEAEELGIESDVLVRCIVTLKEQVEASTINLLAPIIFNPNGLTGKQIVIHRTSYHTKHSLLQEQLVADGKDGG
- a CDS encoding DUF6470 family protein, encoding MQSILQIRQTPARIGIDADLGSFSITQPKADVSITTTPGELSVQSTPPELIIDQTRARAAYNGGSVLDMNRRIYSGIQQLYLQAIARRVEQGTRMAEFFKPGNSIAEIYGTDTEPNSFPEPCGPASYDNVDLRYEARAPEINFRPATVDIQVERHRPETEYTRGKLDIYMQQYASVQFIPPELNVQM
- the flgL gene encoding flagellar hook-associated protein FlgL; protein product: MIRVTSNMMSSQLLLNLNRNARTMNETQLQLASGRKINKPSDDPVGITYSLRYRAELSSNEQYTKNVDSALSWLDYNDTVLGQAGDVIQRLRDLTVQASTGSNPQSALDSINEEVMQLKEQLVDIANSKLNGKYIFNGEQYTTKPYDFAKGADGTYDTSQEVTTDAGQIQYIVGEGVQMPINLTGNSVFGNTGESDNIFSLINNLSSALKAGNITGISSQLDKIDTRTETILSARSEVGAKTNRVELMQDRLSDLNINLTDLQAKTEDADYEGLIMQSKIQENIYNASLSVGAKIISTTLVDFIR
- the flgK gene encoding flagellar hook-associated protein FlgK, whose amino-acid sequence is MTSTFHSIETARRSLFTQTAALNTTGHNIANANTEGYTRQRVNMKAAIPIEAYGMNNSTMPGQLGTGVEFTSIERIREMFLDDQFRGENSASGNWSIQSDTLDKLEAIVNEPSDTGVRIVLDNFWKSWSDLSKNPEDPTARKIVVQTAQALTDAMNYMSTQLSNLDRDLSTNIDVKGKEIQSYLSSIADLNQSISKIEGMGDKANDLRDQRDLLTDKLSKIANITILDTDAGYNISLGTQPLVQGATVTAAVDSTFLNTAFASGDLKAGEAYGMLFSKNTYVADYRKQLDAMANTIANGEVQVTIPAGSNLPAGTTVLKDSEIINADGTKTTLTAGSAVPNPLPGDLRTTVKGLNGLHQLGYALNGTSGRPFFTSAVAGEAITAANLKLNPEIAADPTLFATSLRTTTDTSGNISVVKGNNTLALLFSNMKDNNTFATADGTKTGTVGSYLSSMVGQLGIQSQEATRQASNADYLVEQVNSRRQSVSGVSLDEEMSNMLVFQHAYSAAARFMTTYDELLDKLINSTGTVGR
- a CDS encoding flagellin N-terminal helical domain-containing protein; this encodes MIINHNVPALNTHRQLSINTANTNKNIEKLSSGLRINRAGDDAAGLAISEKMRGQIRGLDQASRNAQDGISLIQTAEGALNETHSILQRQREIANQSANGTNTDSDRQALQDEMNALTSEINRIGNTTEFNTQKLLQGDGKSNLTGTGGITAGTLLNGSERTTVEATSTTAITTGATTAGDSITFKVQGVDLTITAAANDTTKADFAVSSVTGTSAAVNLSATGANNTAANESGAIRDALQKMIDANDTLKGQYTVSGTGTNVTLTAVKGGTFEGAAGNLGITTETGAFVITPPAAVLGTTNAAVAATKSIDFDTILTGTAANMNTQLQKLVGTGFTVNDKQIEFYDSSKGAYTGNAIGVAIDTALAEATNTNKADALVKAIADTVGQKIEGVTITANANNLVITASTAGDAGEKIAFSDGGVQKAFETSFQIGANTGQSMSLSINDMRSKALGITGKAGDAGFTAANTVTDGTNDVKGEAALNIATKEGAAAAIAILDKATATVSSERSKLGATQNRLEHTINNLGTASENLTAAESRIRDVDMAKEMMQQTKNNILAQAAQAMLAQANQQPQGVLQLLR
- a CDS encoding flagellar protein FlaG, producing the protein MNVQFSLTASTTASGQGKPEAVPSSSISAAPVDQASGIRDVKDMSLKEKQGASVSVGEEQLIRTIERAVKSLQGPQTTLEISIHEKTHDIMVKVLNKDTGELIREVPREKTLDLVANMMELAGILIDEKI